In Kordia antarctica, the following proteins share a genomic window:
- a CDS encoding VIT domain-containing protein — MKQYLHFFFFLLCTNVFAQNIPSVTVKDSENLKLTDLKVTVDIIGNLAVTTYDMKFYNGLNRTLEGELVFPLGEGQTVSGFAMDVNGKLRDAVIVEKELGRVAYETTIRRKIDPGLLEKTEGNNYKARVYPIFPKNYKHIVLKFEQELSTLDGKQTYELPLGISQKLDQFSIAINVFNEQQPIVSKANYKDFFFQKKGKAYIAIISKENHAPTKPIVVQIPNNFNQENLNTFNGYFHYYKVLQPASRLKKKPKKVTIFWDASYSMRHRNLENELRVLKDYLGYLRDVKVNFIAFNNAIQTQKEFTIKNGDASNLLTEIQNVHYDGGTKLNLFQDVKTKADEILLFSDGLGNLGKFATAEKTPVYTINSLVSSNHQNLIDIATQSGGSYINLLRLDFPKAVQLLKEETYQFLGVKHGKSVREVYPKQQTNVYQDFAISGQFTEDTTIQLLFGYGGNVTEKIPVKIKKTEGTKEVKRLWAKQKLKDLYRAKEENKDKIISLATLYGLITDYTSMIILDRIEDYVRYKIEPPLELLEEYKRRLQLTKNAEKQREERLSSRRKNLLNDYKNLLNWYERDFEPKLPKQTKITTIKPVVINTPTRNNTGSVSGTITDDLGLPLPGATVIVKGTNRGKTTDFDGNFTINANSDETLVVSYVGFESREIRAVNTSINVQLEAGAQLEAVTLTAYGGAVNSSKVSSAITTVNSENIEEVTESSIDQVLQGSAAGLQIGTGSEQPGSIDAIVIRGQTSLNGNAQQLFVIDGKLVDQNAFRRLQQDDIESLGVLKNEQATALYGSRAAGGVVVVTTKNGITENEDTIEAFNEKVADKITLKTWNSDMPYINVLEKETTVAEAYKKYLEIRVEYANIPTFYLDVADFFHSRKATNIAVTVITNLMEIELHNHELLKAAAYKLEYFERYEMAVLAYEKVLEIRPEEPQSYRDLALAYEHVGEVQKSYDLLYKLYDGQLLQKDENGRFTGIERIAFVELSRLVSMHGNKLYLTEEAKKLFQKMPVDVRIVIDWNHNDTDIDLWVVDPTGEKAYYSHKDTKIGGKMSDDLTQGYGPEEFMLKDAIDGEYNIFINHFSDRVQKISGPTILKVTLYTNYGTENEKKKITIVRLAKVKGKLEVGSLFFGE, encoded by the coding sequence ATGAAACAATATCTACATTTCTTCTTTTTCCTTCTATGTACAAACGTATTTGCTCAAAATATTCCTTCGGTTACCGTAAAAGATTCCGAAAATTTAAAATTGACCGACTTAAAAGTAACTGTTGACATCATCGGAAACTTAGCCGTTACGACCTACGATATGAAATTTTACAACGGATTGAACAGAACGCTCGAAGGCGAATTGGTTTTTCCTTTAGGAGAAGGACAAACGGTTTCTGGTTTTGCGATGGACGTAAACGGAAAGTTGCGCGATGCAGTCATTGTAGAAAAAGAATTAGGTAGAGTTGCTTATGAAACTACAATCAGACGAAAAATAGATCCGGGATTATTAGAAAAAACCGAAGGAAACAATTACAAAGCACGCGTATATCCAATATTCCCAAAAAACTACAAACACATTGTGCTGAAATTTGAACAAGAATTAAGCACATTAGATGGAAAGCAAACGTACGAGTTGCCATTAGGAATTTCTCAAAAACTAGATCAATTCTCTATCGCGATCAATGTTTTCAATGAACAACAACCAATCGTAAGCAAAGCGAATTATAAAGACTTCTTTTTTCAGAAAAAAGGCAAAGCGTATATAGCGATAATTTCAAAAGAAAATCATGCGCCAACGAAGCCGATTGTGGTGCAAATTCCAAACAATTTCAATCAAGAAAACTTAAACACATTTAACGGTTATTTTCACTATTACAAAGTATTGCAACCTGCATCACGATTAAAAAAGAAACCTAAAAAAGTTACCATATTTTGGGACGCTTCGTATTCAATGCGTCACAGAAATCTTGAAAACGAATTAAGAGTCTTGAAAGATTATTTGGGATATCTGCGAGATGTAAAAGTCAATTTCATCGCATTCAACAATGCAATACAAACACAAAAAGAATTCACGATAAAAAATGGTGACGCGAGTAATTTACTAACAGAAATTCAAAACGTGCACTACGATGGCGGAACAAAGTTAAATCTGTTTCAAGATGTAAAAACGAAAGCGGATGAAATCTTGTTATTTTCTGACGGATTAGGGAATTTGGGGAAGTTCGCTACAGCGGAAAAAACTCCTGTATATACAATAAACTCGTTGGTTTCTTCCAATCACCAAAACTTAATCGACATCGCTACGCAATCTGGCGGAAGCTACATAAACCTATTACGACTCGATTTTCCAAAAGCTGTACAACTCTTAAAAGAAGAAACGTATCAATTTTTAGGTGTAAAACATGGAAAAAGCGTACGTGAAGTCTATCCAAAACAACAAACAAATGTATATCAAGATTTCGCAATCAGCGGACAATTTACAGAAGATACTACGATTCAATTACTATTTGGCTACGGCGGAAACGTTACAGAGAAAATTCCTGTAAAGATAAAAAAGACCGAAGGAACAAAAGAAGTAAAACGCTTGTGGGCAAAGCAAAAACTAAAAGATTTATATCGTGCAAAAGAAGAAAATAAGGATAAAATTATTTCATTGGCAACTTTATATGGCTTAATTACAGATTATACATCGATGATTATATTAGATAGAATTGAAGATTATGTACGTTACAAAATAGAGCCTCCACTAGAACTACTAGAAGAATACAAACGTCGTTTACAACTCACAAAAAATGCGGAAAAACAACGAGAAGAACGATTAAGTAGTCGAAGAAAAAATCTATTAAATGATTACAAAAATCTATTGAATTGGTACGAAAGAGATTTTGAGCCTAAACTACCGAAACAAACAAAAATAACGACTATAAAACCTGTAGTCATTAACACACCAACGCGTAATAATACAGGATCAGTATCTGGTACAATAACTGATGATCTTGGTTTGCCATTACCAGGTGCTACAGTTATAGTTAAAGGAACAAATAGAGGCAAAACCACTGATTTTGACGGGAATTTCACTATCAATGCAAATAGTGATGAAACACTAGTAGTAAGCTATGTAGGTTTTGAATCTAGGGAAATACGAGCAGTCAATACTTCTATAAATGTTCAATTAGAAGCAGGAGCTCAATTAGAAGCCGTAACTCTAACTGCGTATGGTGGCGCAGTAAACAGCTCGAAAGTATCTTCTGCAATAACAACAGTAAATTCGGAAAACATAGAAGAAGTTACCGAAAGTTCAATAGATCAGGTGCTTCAAGGTTCTGCCGCAGGTCTTCAAATAGGAACAGGTTCTGAACAACCTGGATCAATTGATGCTATTGTGATTAGAGGTCAAACTTCATTAAATGGAAACGCACAACAGTTATTCGTTATTGATGGAAAATTAGTAGATCAAAATGCATTTAGAAGATTACAACAAGATGATATTGAAAGTTTAGGTGTGTTAAAAAATGAACAAGCTACTGCACTTTATGGAAGCAGAGCCGCTGGCGGCGTTGTTGTAGTAACGACCAAAAATGGAATTACTGAAAACGAAGATACAATTGAAGCATTCAATGAGAAAGTTGCTGATAAAATAACGTTAAAGACTTGGAATTCTGATATGCCATATATAAACGTGTTAGAAAAAGAAACTACGGTTGCAGAAGCGTATAAAAAGTATTTAGAAATACGAGTGGAATATGCAAATATACCAACATTTTACCTAGACGTTGCAGACTTTTTTCATTCGCGAAAAGCAACAAATATTGCAGTAACTGTAATTACTAATTTGATGGAAATTGAATTGCATAATCATGAATTACTAAAAGCTGCGGCGTATAAATTAGAATATTTTGAACGGTATGAAATGGCAGTATTGGCATATGAAAAAGTATTAGAAATTCGCCCAGAAGAACCACAATCGTACAGAGATTTAGCATTGGCGTATGAACATGTCGGAGAAGTTCAGAAAAGCTATGATTTGCTCTATAAATTGTATGATGGACAATTGCTTCAAAAAGATGAAAACGGACGATTTACAGGAATAGAACGTATTGCGTTTGTAGAATTATCGCGATTGGTTTCCATGCATGGGAACAAACTCTATTTGACGGAAGAAGCAAAAAAATTATTCCAAAAAATGCCTGTCGATGTGCGTATTGTAATCGATTGGAATCATAACGATACCGATATTGATTTGTGGGTTGTAGATCCTACGGGAGAAAAAGCATACTATTCACATAAAGACACAAAAATAGGCGGAAAAATGTCTGACGATTTAACGCAAGGTTACGGACCAGAAGAATTTATGTTGAAAGATGCAATTGATGGAGAATATAATATATTCATAAATCACTTTTCAGATCGTGTGCAGAAAATATCAGGTCCGACTATTCTAAAAGTTACGTTATACACGAATTATGGAACTGAAAATGAAAAGAAAAAAATTACGATTGTTCGCCTAGCTAAAGTAAAAGGAAAACTAGAAGTTGGTAGTTTGTTTTTTGGGGAATAA
- a CDS encoding glucosaminidase domain-containing protein has protein sequence MKRHLIYILLGVFIVASCGTQNRVSKTKKRTKKTTRVVKTTPTEEPVVVVTTPPKVEVKIPKTSTKSTTELYIEKYSAVAKQEMERHGVPASITLAQGILESGSGNGKLTVKSNNHFGIKCHRGWKGQRVYHDDDEDQECFRKYANPIYSFSDHSLFLTGRSRYASLFQLPKDDYKAWAKGLKKAGYATDRKYPKKLISLIERYELYKYDAEVLGKKPEDAQKVTTHNDRYTVLKGDTLYGIARKHKISVPKLKSLNGLESNEIFVGQVLFVKPLPKDF, from the coding sequence ATGAAAAGACACCTTATTTATATACTTCTAGGCGTATTTATAGTAGCTAGTTGTGGAACGCAAAACCGTGTTTCTAAAACCAAAAAGCGAACTAAAAAAACAACACGAGTTGTAAAAACAACTCCCACGGAAGAACCTGTTGTAGTTGTAACAACGCCTCCAAAAGTTGAGGTGAAAATACCAAAAACTTCTACAAAAAGCACTACGGAATTGTATATAGAAAAATATAGTGCTGTTGCAAAACAAGAAATGGAACGTCACGGAGTTCCTGCAAGTATTACGTTGGCGCAAGGAATTTTAGAATCGGGTTCTGGAAATGGAAAACTGACTGTAAAATCTAACAATCATTTCGGAATCAAATGTCACAGAGGTTGGAAAGGTCAGCGCGTATATCACGATGATGATGAAGACCAAGAGTGTTTTCGCAAGTATGCAAATCCAATATATTCTTTTTCAGATCATTCCTTATTCTTAACAGGAAGATCGAGATATGCTTCTTTATTTCAACTGCCAAAAGATGATTATAAGGCTTGGGCAAAAGGTTTGAAAAAAGCAGGATATGCCACAGATCGTAAATATCCTAAAAAGTTAATTTCACTCATAGAACGGTACGAATTATACAAATATGATGCAGAAGTTTTGGGTAAAAAACCTGAAGATGCACAAAAAGTGACTACACATAATGATCGGTATACGGTTTTAAAAGGAGATACTTTATATGGTATTGCTAGAAAACATAAAATATCGGTTCCTAAATTAAAATCTTTAAATGGACTTGAAAGCAATGAAATTTTTGTGGGACAAGTATTATTTGTAAAACCACTTCCGAAAGACTTTTAG
- a CDS encoding ISAs1 family transposase codes for MKPSDNLKDIFGQIQDHRSHINKLHNLVDILLIGIIAVISGAETWEQMAGFAKSKEPFLKKFLELPNGIPSKVTINRVFSAIDSEQFESCFIDWVNSIANLSKGQIIAIDGKTIRGAKSHGKKSPIHMVSAWACENNLVLGQVKTAEKSNEITAIPELLNILSIAGNTITIDAMGTQKEIAKKIIELDADYILAVKANQPQLLEHIEDEFRFSKQLETYTKHDLDHGRIETRTCSVITDFKFIEQDNQWKNLQSIIKIDSIREFKNSDKATEKATRYYISSLRNDASEFQSKIRSHWAVENKLHWTLDVAFSEDASRKRAGNAAQNYSILLKIALNLLKNETSKKLSMKSKRLEAGWNEDYLLRILNLKV; via the coding sequence ATGAAACCATCTGATAACTTAAAAGACATTTTTGGGCAAATACAAGACCACAGAAGCCATATAAACAAGCTTCATAATTTAGTAGATATCCTTCTTATTGGTATAATTGCAGTGATTTCTGGGGCAGAAACTTGGGAACAAATGGCTGGGTTTGCCAAATCAAAAGAACCTTTTTTAAAGAAATTCTTAGAATTACCTAACGGTATTCCTTCGAAAGTAACTATCAATAGAGTCTTTTCAGCTATTGATAGTGAACAATTTGAATCTTGTTTTATTGATTGGGTCAATTCAATTGCAAATTTAAGTAAAGGTCAAATAATTGCGATTGATGGTAAAACGATACGTGGCGCAAAGTCTCATGGTAAAAAATCGCCAATTCACATGGTTAGTGCTTGGGCTTGCGAAAACAATCTTGTTCTAGGTCAAGTTAAAACAGCTGAAAAGTCAAACGAAATTACTGCGATACCAGAATTACTGAACATCCTTAGTATTGCAGGAAATACTATTACAATAGATGCTATGGGAACTCAAAAAGAAATTGCAAAAAAAATAATTGAACTAGATGCTGATTATATTTTAGCAGTTAAAGCAAATCAACCGCAGTTATTAGAACATATTGAAGATGAGTTTCGGTTTTCCAAACAACTAGAAACATACACTAAACATGATTTAGATCATGGGCGTATTGAAACTAGAACATGTAGCGTAATTACTGATTTTAAGTTTATTGAACAGGACAATCAATGGAAAAATTTACAAAGTATTATAAAAATAGATAGCATTCGTGAATTTAAAAATAGTGATAAAGCGACAGAAAAAGCGACACGATATTATATTTCAAGTTTACGAAATGATGCTAGTGAATTTCAATCTAAAATACGCTCGCATTGGGCGGTAGAAAATAAATTACATTGGACTTTAGATGTAGCTTTCTCTGAAGATGCTTCTAGAAAAAGAGCAGGAAATGCTGCTCAAAATTATTCTATTCTGCTTAAAATTGCTTTAAATCTATTGAAAAATGAAACCTCTAAAAAGCTATCTATGAAAAGCAAAAGACTTGAAGCTGGATGGAATGAAGACTATTTACTCAGAATATTAAATTTAAAAGTATGA
- a CDS encoding 1-aminocyclopropane-1-carboxylate deaminase/D-cysteine desulfhydrase, producing the protein MQFQTENIPIQEIKLDFTTDVRLFIKREDLIHSFVSGNKFRKLKYNLAEANKENQDTLLTFGGAFSNHIAAVAAAGKLYGFKTIGIIRGEELVAKIDSNSTLKFAQENGMQFKFVTRQEYREKTTSEFLAQLTREFGRFYTIPEGGTNDLAVKGCAEIITENERDFDTICCAVGTGGTIAGISHGAFSHQQILGFPALKGDFLQQEISQFTTKDNWKLINNYHFGGYGKVTDELIQFINNFKQQTQIPLDPIYTGKMLFGIIDLIKKGHFEKQNRILAIHSGGLQGIEGMNQKLRRKGQITIV; encoded by the coding sequence ATGCAGTTTCAAACAGAAAACATACCAATTCAAGAAATTAAACTCGATTTCACAACCGATGTCCGTCTTTTTATAAAACGTGAAGATTTGATACATTCGTTTGTTTCTGGGAATAAATTCAGGAAGCTCAAGTACAATCTGGCGGAAGCCAACAAAGAAAACCAAGACACTTTATTGACATTTGGCGGCGCATTTTCCAATCATATTGCAGCAGTTGCAGCAGCAGGAAAATTATATGGTTTTAAAACTATCGGAATAATTAGAGGTGAAGAATTGGTTGCTAAAATAGACAGCAATTCCACATTGAAATTTGCGCAAGAAAACGGCATGCAATTCAAATTTGTCACAAGACAAGAGTACCGAGAAAAAACAACTTCCGAGTTTTTAGCACAATTAACTCGCGAGTTTGGACGTTTCTATACAATACCAGAAGGTGGAACAAACGATTTGGCTGTAAAAGGTTGTGCCGAAATTATCACGGAAAACGAGCGCGATTTTGACACAATTTGTTGTGCTGTTGGAACTGGCGGAACGATTGCAGGAATAAGTCACGGCGCATTTTCGCATCAACAAATACTAGGTTTTCCAGCTTTGAAAGGCGATTTTTTACAGCAAGAAATTTCACAGTTTACAACCAAAGACAATTGGAAGTTAATCAATAACTATCATTTTGGCGGATATGGAAAAGTGACGGACGAATTGATTCAATTTATAAATAATTTCAAACAACAAACCCAAATTCCGTTAGATCCAATTTACACAGGAAAAATGCTGTTCGGAATCATAGATTTAATCAAAAAAGGACATTTTGAAAAACAAAATCGTATTTTAGCAATTCACTCTGGTGGTTTGCAAGGAATTGAAGGTATGAACCAGAAACTACGAAGAAAAGGACAGATAACAATTGTATAA
- a CDS encoding mechanosensitive ion channel family protein has protein sequence MLVNLLFIQETPKDQKGELDVNPQSIIEKLDTWLDGFIKAIPNILIGIIIFIAMLYLGRWLGKMVKRLLANRGRQNFGDLLGAFTRYIVILFGIAIALTIMAPNLSPADLIASLGVSSVAIGFAFQDILQNWLAGILILLRQPFELGDQIVVNGYEGTVEKIKTRATIIITYDGKRVVIPNNTVYNNSVVVNTAHKFIRSQYDIGLGYDENYLEAMKILKETIENVEGVTSEKPVETLVWDQADSWLTIRVRWWTKSDRASVVQVWSRVILNTQQAMNDAGIDLPFPTQVEVQNAHDLSEAREDLERKFSADKKVKSKKAKENKSKEEKNKEDEI, from the coding sequence ATGTTAGTAAACTTACTATTTATTCAAGAAACACCAAAAGATCAAAAAGGCGAATTAGATGTAAATCCACAATCAATTATTGAAAAACTAGATACTTGGCTGGACGGTTTTATTAAAGCAATACCAAACATCCTTATTGGGATTATCATTTTTATTGCCATGCTTTATTTAGGACGTTGGTTAGGAAAAATGGTCAAACGTCTTTTAGCCAATCGAGGACGTCAAAATTTCGGAGATTTACTTGGTGCTTTTACTCGGTATATTGTTATTCTGTTCGGAATCGCAATTGCGTTAACCATTATGGCACCAAATTTAAGTCCGGCAGATTTAATTGCAAGTTTGGGAGTTTCTTCCGTAGCAATCGGTTTTGCATTTCAGGATATCCTACAAAACTGGTTGGCTGGAATTCTTATATTATTAAGACAACCTTTTGAACTTGGCGATCAAATTGTAGTGAATGGTTATGAAGGTACTGTGGAAAAAATTAAAACACGTGCAACCATTATTATTACGTACGACGGAAAACGAGTTGTAATTCCTAATAATACGGTGTATAATAATTCTGTGGTTGTAAATACTGCACATAAATTCATTCGCTCACAATATGATATCGGACTTGGCTATGATGAAAATTATTTGGAAGCGATGAAAATCTTAAAAGAAACTATTGAAAATGTGGAAGGAGTTACTTCAGAAAAACCAGTAGAAACTTTAGTGTGGGATCAGGCAGATAGTTGGTTAACAATACGAGTAAGATGGTGGACTAAAAGTGATCGCGCAAGCGTAGTGCAAGTTTGGTCGAGAGTGATTCTCAATACGCAACAGGCAATGAATGATGCAGGAATAGATCTTCCGTTTCCTACGCAAGTTGAGGTTCAGAATGCACACGATTTAAGTGAAGCAAGAGAAGATCTTGAACGAAAATTTAGTGCTGACAAAAAGGTGAAATCTAAAAAAGCTAAAGAAAATAAGAGCAAGGAAGAGAAGAACAAAGAAGATGAAATATAA
- a CDS encoding HupE/UreJ family protein: MKLVKIPTPIIFILCFLFSASAYAHGVDEETQSFLTTNKGVAFGPFLYIGAKHMITGYDHLLFLVGVIFFLYRTKEIITYVTFFTIGHSITLLVGVMADINVNAYLIDAIIGLSIVYKGFDNLGGFKKIFGKQPNTKGAVLIFGLFHGFGLATKLQGFEFDKEGLFTNLLGFNLGVEIGQFLALGFVLLLLTFWRQYTSYLKFSKLTNILLMAAGFLLFGYQLTGYFIS; encoded by the coding sequence ATGAAATTAGTAAAAATACCAACTCCAATTATATTCATACTGTGCTTTCTTTTTTCTGCTTCCGCTTATGCACATGGAGTAGATGAAGAAACACAATCATTTTTAACCACCAATAAAGGTGTTGCTTTTGGACCTTTTCTGTACATAGGCGCCAAACATATGATTACAGGTTACGACCATTTACTTTTTTTGGTAGGCGTTATCTTTTTTTTATATCGAACCAAAGAAATCATTACGTATGTAACTTTTTTCACTATTGGTCACAGTATCACTTTGTTAGTTGGCGTGATGGCAGATATAAACGTAAATGCGTATCTAATTGATGCTATTATTGGCTTATCAATTGTTTATAAAGGTTTTGATAATTTAGGAGGATTCAAAAAAATATTCGGAAAACAACCCAATACCAAAGGAGCCGTTTTAATTTTTGGGTTATTTCATGGTTTCGGACTTGCAACGAAATTACAAGGATTTGAATTTGATAAAGAAGGACTTTTTACCAACTTACTAGGCTTTAACTTGGGCGTAGAAATCGGTCAATTTCTAGCATTAGGATTTGTGCTCTTACTACTTACATTTTGGCGACAATACACTAGTTATCTCAAATTCTCCAAACTCACAAACATACTTTTAATGGCAGCTGGTTTTTTGTTGTTTGGTTATCAACTAACAGGATATTTTATTTCTTAA
- the hemL gene encoding glutamate-1-semialdehyde 2,1-aminomutase, translating into MEYKRSSALFAEAQKVIPGGVNSPVRAFTAVGGTPIFIKEAKGAYIFDEDGNQYIEYINSWGPMILGHAHKPVIDAVIEKAKKGTSFGMPTEVETKIAELAVSMVPNVDMIRFVNSGTEACMSAVRLARGFTGKDKIIKFAGCYHGHSDSFLIQAGSGAVTFGTPNSPGVTEGTAKDTLLARFNDLENVKEIILQNEGEIACLIIEPVAGNMGCIPPVEGFLEGLRALCDAHNILLIFDEVMTGFRLAKGGVQELLGVNADIVCFGKVIGGGLPVGAFAARKEIMLHLAPTGPVYQAGTLSGNPLAMAAGLAMLQELNQGDIFQSLHDKTEYLHKGITKVLTEAGITHQMNRIGSMISVHFCDEPVLDFASAAKGNNDSFKKFFHGLLASGIHIAPSAFETWFLSDALSYEDLDKTIKAIEEIAETL; encoded by the coding sequence ATGGAATATAAACGTAGCAGTGCGCTATTTGCAGAAGCACAAAAAGTGATTCCTGGCGGCGTAAACTCACCTGTTCGTGCATTTACAGCCGTAGGCGGAACACCAATTTTTATCAAAGAAGCAAAAGGTGCTTATATTTTTGATGAAGATGGTAATCAATATATTGAATACATAAATTCCTGGGGTCCAATGATTTTGGGTCATGCACACAAACCTGTAATTGACGCCGTAATTGAGAAAGCTAAAAAAGGAACTTCCTTTGGAATGCCAACTGAAGTTGAAACCAAAATTGCTGAATTGGCAGTTTCTATGGTGCCAAATGTTGATATGATTCGTTTTGTAAATAGCGGAACGGAAGCGTGTATGAGCGCAGTTCGGTTGGCAAGAGGATTTACTGGAAAAGATAAAATAATCAAGTTTGCAGGTTGTTATCACGGACATAGCGATTCATTTTTAATTCAAGCAGGAAGTGGTGCTGTTACTTTTGGGACGCCAAATAGCCCAGGAGTTACCGAAGGAACGGCAAAAGATACGTTGCTCGCTCGCTTTAACGATTTAGAAAATGTAAAAGAAATTATTTTGCAGAATGAAGGCGAAATTGCCTGTCTTATTATTGAGCCTGTTGCTGGAAATATGGGTTGCATTCCACCAGTTGAAGGATTTTTAGAAGGATTACGCGCATTGTGTGACGCACATAATATTTTGTTGATTTTTGATGAAGTTATGACAGGTTTCCGATTGGCAAAAGGTGGCGTGCAAGAATTACTTGGCGTAAACGCAGATATTGTATGTTTTGGAAAAGTGATTGGTGGCGGATTGCCCGTTGGCGCTTTTGCAGCTCGGAAAGAAATTATGCTTCATTTAGCACCAACAGGACCTGTATATCAAGCAGGAACATTGAGTGGAAATCCGCTTGCAATGGCAGCAGGATTGGCAATGTTGCAAGAATTGAATCAAGGAGATATTTTTCAGAGTTTACACGATAAAACGGAATATTTACATAAAGGAATCACAAAGGTATTGACGGAAGCTGGCATAACGCATCAAATGAACCGAATTGGTTCTATGATTTCAGTACATTTTTGTGACGAACCTGTGCTAGATTTCGCTTCAGCGGCAAAAGGAAATAATGATTCGTTTAAGAAGTTTTTCCACGGATTATTAGCTAGCGGAATTCATATTGCGCCATCAGCTTTTGAAACCTGGTTTTTGTCAGATGCATTGTCGTATGAAGATTTGGACAAAACAATTAAAGCTATTGAAGAAATTGCTGAAACGTTATAG